A stretch of Sphingomonas sp. JUb134 DNA encodes these proteins:
- the smpB gene encoding SsrA-binding protein SmpB, translating into MARPRPATFDKRKTVAENRRARFDYFIETTYEAGIALTGTEVKSLRFGEGSIAESYAEVKDEEVWLINANIPEFSHGNRFNHEPKRPRKLLLNMREINKMHGAVAREGMTLVPLSIYFNSRGRAKVELALAKGKKAHDKRDTIKERDWKREQQRLLRDRG; encoded by the coding sequence ATGGCCCGACCCAGACCCGCCACCTTCGACAAGCGCAAGACCGTCGCCGAGAACCGGCGCGCACGCTTCGACTATTTCATCGAGACCACCTACGAGGCTGGCATCGCGCTCACCGGCACCGAGGTGAAGTCGCTGCGCTTCGGCGAGGGCTCGATCGCCGAAAGCTATGCCGAGGTGAAGGACGAGGAGGTCTGGCTGATCAACGCCAACATCCCCGAGTTCAGCCACGGCAACCGCTTCAACCATGAGCCGAAGCGCCCCCGCAAGCTGCTGCTCAACATGCGTGAGATCAACAAGATGCACGGCGCCGTCGCGCGCGAGGGCATGACGCTGGTCCCGCTGTCGATCTACTTCAACAGTCGCGGCCGCGCGAAGGTGGAGCTGGCGCTCGCCAAGGGCAAGAAGGCGCACGACAAGCGCGACACCATCAAGGAACGCGACTGGAAGCGCGAGCAGCAGCGCCTGCTGCGCGATCGCGGCTGA
- a CDS encoding alpha/beta hydrolase → MSGGFATRSDRARWAAKLDRAVTESDRSVLLIASGLSCFAVGWWAKLSPTNYAARVAGALLFAPGEAREDLRGRFAAPRIAMPFSSLVIDDAIDEKDAELQRIASDWGSGLVRTRERSAPAGGSWQQAQRLFRRFTTAVVEHDVQRARALRGLGAGA, encoded by the coding sequence CTGAGCGGGGGCTTCGCGACACGGTCCGACCGGGCACGCTGGGCGGCCAAGCTGGACCGCGCCGTCACCGAGTCGGACCGGTCGGTGCTGCTGATCGCCAGCGGCCTCAGCTGCTTCGCCGTCGGCTGGTGGGCGAAACTGTCGCCCACCAACTATGCCGCCCGAGTGGCGGGCGCGCTGCTGTTCGCGCCGGGCGAAGCGCGGGAGGACCTGCGTGGCCGCTTCGCCGCGCCCCGGATCGCGATGCCCTTCTCCTCGCTGGTGATCGACGACGCAATCGACGAGAAGGATGCGGAGCTGCAGCGCATCGCTTCCGACTGGGGCAGCGGGCTCGTGCGCACCCGGGAACGGAGCGCACCCGCCGGCGGCTCCTGGCAGCAGGCACAACGCCTGTTCCGGCGTTTCACCACTGCGGTGGTCGAGCACGACGTGCAGCGCGCGCGGGCACTTCGCGGGCTCGGCGCGGGCGCGTAA
- a CDS encoding dicarboxylate/amino acid:cation symporter → MTQVSASGSAYRFPSFGVQVLLGMVAGVLLGLLARSIPGGDANWLAQTLHTVGQSFVQLLKALVPPLVFTAIVGSIAALRELRNAARLVVETLVWFAITAGIAVTIGIVLGIVIQPGLHAGVDQAAAAVPATTGSWVDFLKGLIPANFLGIGATTTQADAKLSTTLSFNVLQIIVAAIAVGAAAVRIGAAGEPFLAFNASALQIFRRLLRWVIALTPIGTAALIGDAAVRYGWGTLSSLGSFAGAIYLGLALVLLVVYPLLLAAHGLSPLRFFASAWPAIQLGFVSRSSVGTLPLTEEVTERSLGVPRAYTSFAVPLAATTKMDGCAAIYPAVSAIFVAQFFGVPLHLADYLLIVFVSVLGSAATAGMTGATVMLTLTLSTLGLPLDGVGLLLAIDPILDMGRTAVNVAGQALVPTIVAKRAGMLDLARYHAGGAADLQRQALSA, encoded by the coding sequence ATGACCCAGGTTTCTGCAAGCGGCAGCGCGTACCGCTTCCCTTCGTTCGGCGTTCAAGTTCTCCTCGGCATGGTGGCGGGCGTTTTGCTCGGCTTGCTCGCACGCTCGATTCCGGGCGGGGACGCCAATTGGCTCGCGCAGACGCTGCACACGGTGGGGCAGAGTTTCGTCCAGCTCCTAAAGGCGCTGGTGCCGCCGCTGGTGTTCACCGCCATCGTCGGCTCGATCGCCGCGCTTCGCGAGCTGCGCAACGCCGCCCGGCTGGTGGTAGAGACGCTGGTCTGGTTCGCGATCACCGCGGGCATCGCGGTGACGATCGGGATCGTGCTGGGCATCGTGATCCAGCCGGGTCTCCATGCGGGCGTGGATCAGGCAGCGGCCGCGGTGCCGGCGACCACCGGCAGCTGGGTCGATTTCCTGAAGGGGCTGATCCCTGCGAACTTCCTCGGCATCGGCGCCACCACCACGCAGGCGGACGCGAAGCTTTCGACCACCCTGTCGTTCAACGTCCTGCAGATCATCGTCGCGGCGATCGCAGTGGGTGCGGCGGCAGTCCGGATCGGTGCGGCGGGCGAGCCGTTCCTGGCGTTCAACGCATCGGCGCTCCAGATCTTTCGGCGGCTGCTGCGCTGGGTGATCGCGCTGACGCCGATCGGCACCGCCGCGCTCATCGGCGATGCCGCGGTCCGCTACGGCTGGGGCACGCTGTCGAGCCTTGGGTCCTTCGCCGGTGCGATCTACCTCGGCCTCGCGCTCGTCCTGCTCGTGGTCTACCCGCTGCTGCTGGCGGCGCACGGGCTCAGCCCGCTGCGGTTCTTCGCGTCGGCCTGGCCGGCGATCCAGCTCGGCTTCGTCTCGCGCTCATCGGTGGGCACGCTGCCCCTGACCGAGGAAGTGACGGAGCGGTCGCTCGGCGTGCCGCGCGCCTACACGTCCTTCGCCGTCCCGCTTGCCGCGACGACCAAGATGGACGGGTGCGCGGCCATCTACCCGGCCGTCTCGGCAATTTTCGTCGCGCAATTCTTCGGCGTACCGCTCCACCTGGCGGACTATCTCCTGATCGTCTTCGTCTCGGTGCTCGGCTCTGCCGCCACGGCCGGCATGACGGGCGCGACCGTCATGCTGACGCTCACGCTCTCCACCCTTGGGCTGCCGCTCGATGGCGTGGGACTGCTGCTCGCGATCGATCCGATCCTGGACATGGGGCGCACCGCGGTGAATGTCGCCGGGCAGGCGCTGGTGCCGACGATCGTCGCCAAGCGCGCCGGCATGCTCGACCTGGCACGCTACCATGCCGGCGGCGCTGCGGACCTCCAGCGACAGGCGCTTTCCGCCTGA
- a CDS encoding glycoside hydrolase family 16 protein, with protein MQWMLLAVQAATLGATNYAVDAPMAPPAAPASFADEFAAKKVDQSIWRFDTSRNAAGWYNNEKQYYAADRPENTRIEDGVLVIEARREPLSKATFPDWGGQAYSSAKLVTRQTLGYGFYEVRAKLPCGRGAWPAIWMVPEDASWPAGGEIDIMEMVGWDPNVIHATLHSGAFNHRLGTQRGAQKRVATACTAFHNYQLDWRPDSITIGVDGRAYMRVANDQSGGAAAWPFTRPYPLILNLAVGGDWGGAKGIDDRSFPQRMAVDYVRYWKHGN; from the coding sequence ATGCAATGGATGCTGCTCGCGGTGCAGGCGGCGACGCTGGGCGCCACCAACTATGCCGTGGACGCCCCGATGGCACCGCCCGCGGCCCCGGCCAGTTTCGCAGACGAATTCGCGGCCAAGAAGGTGGACCAAAGCATCTGGCGGTTCGACACCTCCCGCAACGCCGCCGGCTGGTACAACAACGAAAAGCAATATTACGCGGCCGACCGCCCGGAAAACACCCGCATCGAAGACGGCGTGCTCGTGATCGAGGCGCGGCGGGAGCCGCTCTCAAAGGCGACGTTCCCCGATTGGGGAGGACAGGCGTACAGCTCCGCCAAGCTGGTGACCCGCCAGACGCTCGGCTACGGCTTCTACGAGGTGCGTGCCAAGCTCCCCTGCGGCCGCGGCGCCTGGCCCGCAATCTGGATGGTTCCGGAGGATGCCTCCTGGCCCGCCGGTGGCGAGATCGACATCATGGAGATGGTCGGCTGGGACCCCAACGTCATCCATGCGACCCTGCACAGCGGCGCCTTCAACCATCGGCTCGGCACGCAGCGCGGCGCGCAGAAACGGGTCGCGACGGCCTGCACCGCCTTTCACAACTATCAGCTCGACTGGAGGCCAGACTCGATCACCATCGGCGTCGACGGCCGCGCCTATATGCGGGTTGCGAACGACCAGTCGGGCGGGGCAGCGGCATGGCCGTTCACCAGGCCCTATCCGCTGATCCTGAACCTTGCCGTAGGCGGCGACTGGGGCGGGGCGAAGGGCATCGACGACCGCAGCTTCCCGCAGCGCATGGCCGTCGACTATGTCCGCTACTGGAAGCACGGCAACTGA
- a CDS encoding DUF2062 domain-containing protein, with product MHDKQLGVRILRWAAANMPTRESMGENRWLRPVAHRVLAPELWRFTRRSVPRGVALGMVTGILIPMGQIPASAVLALPLRANIPAAALTTFFTNPITTPPLWVAAYWVGAWLLRFDAKVPGQPLATHAQVNVGWLDWLLVDAGPATLVGLLFFSLLGALVGYFGSAFGWRLWIGRKWRRRHRRSARHEDTSLN from the coding sequence TTGCACGACAAGCAGCTCGGCGTCCGCATCCTGCGGTGGGCGGCGGCGAACATGCCGACGCGCGAGAGCATGGGCGAGAACCGCTGGCTCCGCCCGGTGGCCCATCGCGTGCTTGCCCCGGAGCTGTGGCGGTTCACCCGGCGTTCGGTGCCGCGCGGCGTCGCGCTCGGGATGGTGACCGGCATTCTGATCCCGATGGGCCAGATCCCGGCCTCCGCCGTGTTGGCGCTGCCGCTGCGGGCGAACATTCCGGCCGCGGCGCTCACCACCTTCTTCACCAATCCGATCACGACGCCGCCGCTGTGGGTGGCGGCCTATTGGGTCGGGGCCTGGCTGCTGCGGTTCGATGCGAAGGTGCCCGGGCAACCGCTTGCCACCCATGCGCAGGTCAATGTCGGCTGGCTCGACTGGTTGCTGGTCGATGCGGGCCCAGCGACGCTCGTCGGCCTGCTGTTCTTCTCCTTGCTGGGTGCGCTGGTCGGCTATTTCGGCAGCGCGTTCGGGTGGCGCTTGTGGATCGGGCGAAAGTGGCGCCGCCGCCATCGCCGCTCCGCACGGCACGAGGATACGTCTTTGAATTGA
- the pip gene encoding prolyl aminopeptidase gives MTEPLRSLYPPIEPYETGMLDAGDGHSIYYERCGTPGAKPAVFLHGGPGGGISADVRRLFDPARYDVLLFDQRGCGRSTPHASLEANTTWHLVADIERLRRHFGVERWLVFGGSWGSTLSLAYAETHPERVSELVLRGIFTLTERELHWYYQFGASEVFPDYWEAFQAPIPEAERGDTRGAYRRRLVGDDAEAQIEAAKAWSLWEGRTITLLPDPDLSAGFEDPHFALAFARIENHYFVHHGWLEPNQLIRDAHRLRGIQGTIVHGRYDIVCPPRTAWALHQAWPEAYFRLVEGAGHAWSEPGILDQLVRATDRYAAK, from the coding sequence ATGACCGAACCGCTGCGCAGCCTCTACCCGCCGATCGAACCCTACGAGACGGGCATGCTCGACGCCGGCGACGGGCACAGCATCTATTACGAACGGTGCGGCACGCCGGGTGCGAAGCCCGCCGTGTTCCTGCACGGCGGGCCCGGCGGCGGCATTTCCGCCGATGTACGGCGCCTTTTCGATCCGGCGCGCTACGACGTGCTGCTGTTCGACCAGCGCGGCTGCGGACGCTCCACCCCCCACGCGTCGCTGGAGGCGAACACCACCTGGCATCTGGTCGCCGACATCGAACGGCTGCGCCGCCATTTCGGCGTGGAGCGCTGGCTGGTGTTCGGCGGCTCCTGGGGCTCTACCCTGTCGCTTGCCTATGCCGAGACACACCCGGAGCGGGTGAGCGAGCTGGTGCTGCGCGGCATCTTCACGCTGACCGAGCGCGAACTGCACTGGTACTACCAGTTCGGCGCGTCGGAGGTGTTCCCGGACTATTGGGAGGCGTTCCAGGCGCCGATCCCGGAAGCCGAGCGCGGGGACACGCGGGGCGCGTACCGCCGGCGGCTGGTGGGCGACGATGCGGAGGCGCAGATCGAGGCGGCCAAGGCGTGGAGCCTGTGGGAAGGGCGGACGATCACGCTGCTACCCGACCCGGACCTCAGCGCCGGGTTTGAAGACCCGCACTTCGCCCTCGCCTTTGCGCGGATCGAGAACCATTATTTCGTGCACCACGGATGGCTGGAGCCGAACCAGCTGATCCGGGACGCGCACCGGCTCCGCGGCATTCAGGGCACGATCGTGCACGGGCGCTACGACATCGTCTGCCCGCCGCGCACCGCCTGGGCGCTGCACCAGGCGTGGCCGGAGGCCTACTTCCGGCTGGTCGAGGGAGCGGGGCACGCGTGGAGCGAGCCGGGGATCCTGGACCAGCTCGTCCGCGCGACCGACCGGTACGCGGCGAAGTAA
- a CDS encoding RBBP9/YdeN family alpha/beta hydrolase, which translates to MASSSSNEALHPTILTVPGLNGSGPSHWQTLWERRRPDTVRVDLGMWHTPHRNSWVTKLDQAIRRAEAPVVLAAHSLGCIAVAWWAELSPQLPDGPVVGALLVAPADVDRPEAPAEVKGFATTPRLRLPFPSIVVASRDDPWITLERARGLAADWGSEFIDAGERGHLNADSGLGDWRAGQELLDGVLLESFEAGGHGTAPTEARSLVAREVRRRAGSGGFEAHGA; encoded by the coding sequence ATGGCGAGTTCCTCTTCGAACGAAGCACTGCATCCGACGATCTTGACGGTGCCGGGCCTGAACGGATCGGGTCCCTCCCACTGGCAGACGCTGTGGGAGCGGCGCCGCCCCGATACGGTGCGCGTCGATCTCGGCATGTGGCACACCCCGCATCGCAACAGCTGGGTCACCAAGCTGGACCAGGCGATCCGCCGGGCGGAGGCGCCGGTGGTGCTGGCCGCGCACAGCCTGGGCTGCATTGCGGTCGCCTGGTGGGCGGAGCTTTCGCCGCAGTTGCCAGACGGGCCCGTCGTCGGCGCGCTGCTGGTGGCACCTGCGGACGTCGATCGGCCGGAGGCGCCTGCCGAGGTGAAGGGCTTTGCCACGACGCCGCGCCTGCGGCTGCCGTTTCCCTCGATCGTGGTCGCTTCCCGGGACGATCCATGGATCACCCTGGAGCGTGCGCGCGGCCTTGCCGCGGACTGGGGCAGCGAGTTCATCGATGCCGGAGAGCGCGGCCACCTGAACGCCGACAGCGGCCTGGGCGACTGGCGCGCCGGACAGGAACTGCTCGACGGCGTCCTCCTCGAAAGCTTCGAAGCGGGCGGGCACGGCACCGCCCCGACGGAAGCACGCAGCCTGGTCGCACGCGAGGTACGGCGCCGCGCGGGCTCCGGCGGCTTCGAGGCACACGGGGCGTGA